GGAGATGTTTATTTTACAAGACAATGTAGTATGTTATGTTGTCACACATATGATATGGATCTATTGGTTATGTCAACTGTTGTTTGAATGTATGGTGCTCGGTTGAAAGCTCAATAGTATAATGTGCCAAATATCTTAACAAAATTACTTGTTTcattatttcaattaaaactTGATACACCAGCAACTTGGAAATagaggaaagaagaaattagagaTAATCAAAGTGCAGGCAGCCTCACAATCTTAACACTATCAGGTATGAGCTAACAAACCCAATGAACCTCTCACACTGATTTTATTACAAGATGGAAGAAACATCTCAATTAGGCATCAGACCAGAATATATCCAATTCACCCCAGTCACTTTCTGGCACTCCCAAGGCCTTCCAAACAGCTTTGGAGGCATCCACAATATTGTTAGGGCATGGAGGCTGGTAATCATGATCAGCATCACATCCCACGGTGGAGTCACACTCATCAACAACCTTGGCTTTGACACTCCTTCCGTTACCATGGATGATAATGTCGTCTAAACACCGGCTCCTTTTGTTGAACCACCCCGTTGACAAAGCCACGACACGGGTGCTATCCGAGTGGTATTTGTTGTCACATTCACTTGGagcaccaccatcaccaccctTCTGAAAGCTGTTGATGGTCAAGGTTGCTTTTGTACGCTTAGACACCCGCGGCGAGCACGTGTAAGTGGTGTAAAACTTGCCTTTTTCACAGCAGTCGGACTGATTGTCCTTGTTGCATTGTCCCTTAGGAGGCTTTGTCCCCCTGATCTTGCCGCTAGGCTTGCATGTTTGAGCTTCAATGCTCCAGTTTGAAGCAAGAATGATTAAGATGGAGAGAAAAGCACCTGAGAAAATTtgattcttcatctttttctttctcttgcttTCGTTTATGTTTGTTTGGAGAAGTTAGATACTAAGTTGGCTATATATAGAGAACATGAACTGCCTGAAACAGCTGGTTATTTTGTGAACAAATTATGACATGTTTGTAGTCTTTGTAGAGTCAGTATAAGGTTTCTTAAATATACCGTTCCATATACAACCAATGAGGTATATGAATTAAACAACGTCATAAGCATACAATCCGATTCTCTGAAGACAATAATAGAAACGTCAAAAAGATTCTCAAGGGTGTTGATTATATCACCCTATGCACGTATCATTTTTGTATCTACTGTGTGTTTCGGATCTGTATGAGATGGCTTGATTCAAATACTAGATGATTCATCACTAACAGAAATACTGAAAGATCCatcaacaataaataaataaaaaattggaagagtCTTTTGACGAAAATTGAGGTTCCAATTAATGCAAGACAATTCTTCACATCCTTACATCTTTAAAAATTGAGACGCCTGTAATAAAACCTAGAACTGACAGAGATTCAAATGAGCCTAACCAGGCCTGATATGCAATGCAATCATGCACGATTCTTAAATGTTTGGAATTTCAGATTGTCAATGAAAACCAATTTTCCAATATCGCACCTTAAAATACAGAGAGGTTATTATTTGATTGACATACATTGTTTGATTCTTCTTCAACAGCCTAAGTTTTTGGGGTCAATACATAATATCAAAACCTCCAGTCctcattttctctttatatttctctttataCTACCTTCTCTGGTGCATGATTTAGGCTAGCTTGATATATATTGTTGTCTCATTCTCGGCCAATCAGTATAAAATTCATGACGGCCAATAGTTCCTTTCTGGCAAACCATCTCCCAGTGAAAGACACTTTAAAGACAATAggaaaatccttaaaattTACACTAGAGAAAGCAttgttcttgttttattttcatctgAAGGTGACATATGACATATTGTCTCAGTCTGAAGAAACAAACAAGTGGTCAATTCTAAGTTACATACACGATGCCATTCCCATATACGGATTTAACTTTTCAATAAAATCTTATTTTAATTGGTAGGATCTTAACGGCGATTATAATATCGTATGTTGACATAGGAGTATGTGGGGCTATTAGGTCTACCACATGGATCACATGATTGTGATATTATATTAGAATGTGAGCATTCGGTCTAAAATCAATTGACAATAGGTGGAGAGACCCAAAAATAGTTTAAGTGCTCTCAACAGGGGAAACCCTCCAACCATAATTTTTCATGATTTTGCGTTATGCCCAACATCTTTTAAGCACTCTAAACAGGGGAGCCACTCCAACTCTAACTTTTCATGATTCCGTGAgtagtaatttaaaaaaataaaaaaagcaattgCAAACAACGGTTGACATggtacaaataaaaaattgagaaatagGAACTATAGATAGAAGTATGTCATGAAAAATGAGAAATAGGAACTATAGATAGGAGTATGTCATGAAAAATAACCATGCCTTAGGGTCTGGACTAAAATTTTGACCCTAAGCATAATTGAGAAATAGGAACTATAGATAGGAGTATTATACAATTATTCTGCCATTGCCGTTATGTTGATATGGAGTGTATAATATATTGAATTTCAAACCAAGTTGGCAAAGAAACTATTAGCTCTATTCTGAGTCGGAATGCAGTATTGTCGTTCTGCTAATATCATCAGGATAATGTGGTTGGGAATTCCTATATATATCAACCATCAATGCTTTATGCATCAAATCAACCATACCCCACACAAGGGCACCAATAGtagtgagagaaagagagagagagagagagagagagaaatgaagagCTTTTTCTCAAATGGGTCCATTGTCCTACTAGTCATTCTCCTTTCAACAATTTGCTTGGTGGCTGAAGCTCAGCAATGTCGTCCAAGTGGTAAGATTAGAGGAAGGAAGGCCCCTGCTGGACAATGCAACAAGGAGAATGACTCTGACTGCTGCGTTGCCGGCAAAATGTACCCGACCTACAAATGTTCACCGCCATTGTCCGGGAGCACCAAGGCCTACCTAACTCTCAAcagttttgagaaaaatggaGACGGAGGTGGTCCATCAGAATGTGACAACCAATACCACAATGACAACACACCGGTTGTGGCATTGTCCACTGGATGGTACAACAATGGAGGAAGGTGCCATAACCACATCAGAATTAATGGTAACGGGCGCAGTGTGGTGGCCATGGTGGTAGATGAGTGTGACTCTACGGAGGGATGTGATGCAGACCATGACTACCAACCTCCTTGTCCTAACAACATTGTTGATGCTTCAAAGGCTGTCTGGAAAGCCTTGGGTGTGCCTGAGGACAACTGGGGTGGCTTAGATATCACATGGTCCGACGCTTAGTTATATCAGTGTGATCTGTCTAGCTAGCTTGCTTTCTGTCTATGTATGtgtaatatattttataatatctATGTATGTTATAGAAGTCAACATTGAGGATTGGCTTCTGATTGTGTGAACATACTGAATCTtgtattatcttattttgtttatgtgaAAATATAGAACATTACAAAACAtggatttctttgtttttttctgcATGTCACCACTAGCATTGCCGGTTTAAGCTTCAGATCTCAGCCAGTTTgtaaaaagaagaatgaagGGGAAGGATAAAGGCACCTGAACAAATCTTGTTCTTCatcctcttccttctctttgataaaattttggtttgagGATCCTAAGTTTGCAGcaactctgtttttttttttttttccctttttttctgtCAAATTTTAAGATGTTTGTAGCTTCCTAGTGCATCTATGTTGGATGATCTTGGTTGATTCCAATACTAGAAAGATCCTTCAGGTTCTAAATCTTAAGGCAAGACTAAGTCTTGGACCGAAAGAGATGCAAAT
Above is a window of Prunus persica cultivar Lovell chromosome G2, Prunus_persica_NCBIv2, whole genome shotgun sequence DNA encoding:
- the LOC18786636 gene encoding putative ripening-related protein 1, with product MKNQIFSGAFLSILIILASNWSIEAQTCKPSGKIRGTKPPKGQCNKDNQSDCCEKGKFYTTYTCSPRVSKRTKATLTINSFQKGGDGGAPSECDNKYHSDSTRVVALSTGWFNKRSRCLDDIIIHGNGRSVKAKVVDECDSTVGCDADHDYQPPCPNNIVDASKAVWKALGVPESDWGELDIFWSDA
- the LOC18786674 gene encoding putative ripening-related protein 1 translates to MKSFFSNGSIVLLVILLSTICLVAEAQQCRPSGKIRGRKAPAGQCNKENDSDCCVAGKMYPTYKCSPPLSGSTKAYLTLNSFEKNGDGGGPSECDNQYHNDNTPVVALSTGWYNNGGRCHNHIRINGNGRSVVAMVVDECDSTEGCDADHDYQPPCPNNIVDASKAVWKALGVPEDNWGGLDITWSDA